A region of the Cardiocondyla obscurior isolate alpha-2009 linkage group LG03, Cobs3.1, whole genome shotgun sequence genome:
gagttttaatatttcccaaaagtaatttatttacaatttgctcaaatatattcaattttatttaatttaattaatgtaatgaaAACTATACACGTGCCTCTTCTATTTTGATTCGATTAATCTTACTTGGTAGACAATAACTATAGACGTTGCTTTTTATAAATGTCATTACCGATAAAATACGAAAGCCAATAACAAACTTTGATAATAACAATTACGAGAGCCGTGCGCTTATCTCGTCAAAGCAGATCTGCGAAATCGAAACGGGATTAAAACCTCAGGCGACCTAAGTACCGGGATACATCAAAGACCTGATAAAGAGAGAGGGGCCCTTTGCTTTCAGCCGCTtgccgatattatttttattcgacatcAATATCACCAGCGCGTTATcgtaattatagaaaaatcaATTCCGAATTTCTCAAAGAAATCCGCCGAAGAACACGTTTCTCGGGCAAACAAAAACTCTTCCAACTATCTGTGCGCAAAATCCTCGATTTATTTCTTCGGTTTCACGCGAGCTACGAGGAAATGCTACAACGTTGTTGGAATAACAAAAAACCGCAATAAGAGACGCGGAGATAATCTCGCAAAAAGTATTTTACCTTCCGCGCACATTAGATAacacgcgataaaaaataaccGAGATAAGATTCGTCGGATTATAAAGCGCGATCTCGGCCCATCAACGCGATAACCGCGAaagggtggaaaaaaaaggcggagggcaaaacaaaaaaagaaggaagacgagagaaaaaaaaaaaaaaatgcattacgAGGAAAGACAAGACGTGAATGGGAAAAGTGCGGCGAAAGGGGCGTGACGTGCATTCGAAACGTGATGCGTGCGTcacgcgtgcgtgtgtgccTGTGTGCGGCGCGTACTACTCCCGAACCGGCGGATCTCCTCCTCCCGGAAGCGGGGTCCCCGCGTCTCCGGATGCGGACGCGGCCGCTGTCGGGCGTGAAGGATTGGCCAGGTCGCCGCCGGCGACGACTCCGGGGCTCGCTAAGGAGCGTCGGGCCGACTTGGCGCGTCGCCGCGGTGTTTATTCCGCAGCCAACCGGGAGCTGTCAGGTCGACGGCGATGAAAAAGGGGCAACGCGAGAAGGCCCCCCCCTGGGGCAACACTTACACGACCATGCCGTAGGCGCCCTCGCCCATGTACGTGAGATTCGTGTAGCGCGGACCGACCTCGAACGTTTGCCCTCGCACCACTTCGCAGTTCGGGTTCACGCTCACGGAACCGTCACACGCCGCCATTTTGACAACTGCTTCGCGGTAAGTCGGCGCTCCTCCGTCGGCggcgggggaggggaaaatCTTGACCGCGAGTAGAGAAATGCGCTGTCTGGACGACGCGCTACGACTAACACGCTAACACCGCGTCACTGACGCCACTGCCGATAGTGACGATGGCCGCCACCGACCAGGGCGACCAGACAGGGGGCGGCAGGGCACCTTCGCGCCTTGAGTCTCGGCCGCAAGACAGCGCCGACTATCGCGTCACTCGCATCTTGGGTGGGCGCGCATCATGCAGCCATGGGAATTATGGGAAACGCTCGCCCGCAACGCTTATGCCGCGCGAACCACGCGCGAACCTGCAATCTGCAATTAATCTCGCGACGTCTCCTTGCAGCGAGTTAAGACTGAGCGAGATCACGAATTAATAAAGAGGGAAAGAACGCGTGGCTTCTTTTAAGTATGACGATTAggtcattattattaacaagattttcttttctttactcttccttgctttttttttatttatttatttatttactgcTTTTTGTTTCTGCttgtgtctttttttttctactattTCTGTATCGTTTTTTACTTCTTTGGATCACTTTTGGACCATTGCAGATTTACGAGTTTAGCCTGAtagaaatattacgaaaagCGAGCTGATTTATCGGGATAGAATCCTTAAACTAGAATTCTAAAATTaacgtgtaatttaatttcaaggTTTCTTCATTTTACTTCACTCAAAATCGAAACCTTATCAAAACAATAGAAACTGAACctttgataaatatttgaatttgTCGAATGACGTCAGTAAAGACCTGCCGACAGTGCATGGAAAGCGAGAAGCGTTCTAATAGACGCTTAACGAGTAATTGCTGGTACTTTGTTAGAACTTAATTGAAAagtgttattaataattgacgaGACGAAATGAACGCACCTCCGACTTTTGAGTCATTCCTGTTGtacgagggagagaaaaagtatGTTAATTTTCGATGATTGTTTACACCTAACCTTAATTTGTAGTTTAGAATTGGACGTACATCAATGTAAAATACATCATATTATATTGAACTTGtcacaaaatttataatataatagttTCTTgatatacttattattatttaattgtaatttgttattatattttattatatttacatactACCTTTTTGTAGAATAATAAAAGAGCAGGATACTAAAGTGCCAAATGCTGCAATCTTTACAATCAACAAAGAGGATCATACCCTGGGAAACATGATTCGCAAGTGAGTGgacttataaaacttttactttaccttttttgtaattatctaattaatttcattaatttctattGATTCTGTAGTCAATTGCTGAAGGATCCTCAGGTATTATTTGCTGGCTACAAAGTTCCTCATCCTCTGGAACATAAATTTGTTATCAGAATACAGACAACATCTGACTATACTCCACATGAAGCTTTTATGCATGCCATTACTGATTTAATTGCAGAGTTGTCATTGTTTGAGGAACGTTTTAAGGTAAGACACAATTTAGATTATAATGTCAGTATACAAGAATAACTGATTGTGATCTGTATTTTAGGAGGCAATtaaggagaaaaaggaaggatTAGATTAAAGGATTATTTTTGCACATCtaggatttttaatttaatcaactaatgtacatttaatattagacATACAACAGCTTATGTACataattagaatatatttGATCAAAGCAAATTAGAATGTTAAGGTTGTGTGACTAATTACATATTTTGATTGTACTTTGGGCCAATGTTTTTTGTAAACATACTAATATTTGTAcaatgtaaaagaatttatgcAGCTATATTCTACATCTTTTGTCAAACACAtgaatattcaataaaaacaaattttaaattgattttattaacaaataaaattttatattttattgagaaCTTTGTCAAATTATAGCAAAaataaagagatttaattttgttactcTATTAGTGCTGCACTGAAATTCGAGGTACTGATGGGA
Encoded here:
- the Rpb11 gene encoding DNA-directed RNA polymerase II subunit RPB11, which translates into the protein MNAPPTFESFLLYEGEKKIIKEQDTKVPNAAIFTINKEDHTLGNMIRNQLLKDPQVLFAGYKVPHPLEHKFVIRIQTTSDYTPHEAFMHAITDLIAELSLFEERFKEAIKEKKEGLD